The Desulfovibrio sp. TomC genome segment GTACGCGAACGTCGACAACGCCTGATACCTTCCGGATTTTTTCAACAATCTTGGCCGCGATAGCTTGGCTCTTGTCACGTTCCCGCCCCACTATCTGGATGTCAAAGGGAGCCGGCAGCCCAAAGTTGATCGTCTGATTGACGATGTCGGCAGGCAGGAAATAAAAGATCACTCCTGGGAAATCGTGATTAAGCCTGATGCGCAGACGCTGCATATAGTCATCTGTAGGCTGGTGCCCATGGTTGAGAGAGACGAGAATATCGGCATCTCCGGTTCCCGTGAGGCCGTTATCGATGTACGTGAGTGGGATTCCGCCGGAGGGGAAGCCAATGTTGTCGAGTACCCCGGTGAGTTCTTCGGCCGGGATGACCTCTCGGATCACGGTCTCAATGCGGTCCACGAGCCGGGTTGTTTCTTCGATGCGCGTTCCGCTATGGGCACGAACGTGCAGCCTGAATTGACCTGCATCAACGGTGGGGAAGAAATCTTGTCCAAGCTGCGGAATGAGGAAGGCTGTGCCGGCGCAAAATACAAGAAACAAGGTTACAACCAGAGCGCGGTGCGACAGGATCGTGCCCAGGAACAGGCGATAACTTTCTCGAAATCGAGCGAAAGCGTTCTCAAAGCTGCCTTGCAGAAGAACAAAGGGGCGCAACCACAGAGAAGCCGTTCCCGGGTCGGCGGCATGGCCGCTATAGGAAATGTTGCGATAGAACCACATGACAAGTGTCGGGATAAGCGTTCGTGAGAGTACATAGCTGGCCAGCATCGCAAAAACGACCGCTTCAGCCAGGGGCACGAAGAGATAGCGAGCGACCCCGGTGAGAAAAAACATGGGTACGAACACGATGCAGATACAAAGCGTCGAGACGAAGGCCGGAAGGGCGATTTCCTGCGCCCCGTCGAGAATGGCCTGGATGTTGGGTTTTCCCAGAGCCATCTGCCGGTGAACATTCTCGATCTCAACGGTGGCATCATCCACGAGGATGCCGACGGCCAGGGCAAGCCCTCCCAGCGTCATGAGATTAATGGTTTCCCCAAGCGCACTGAGCAGAGTGAGGGAGCACAGGACCGAAAGCGGAATGGAAAGCGCGATGATGAAGGTGCTTCGCCAGGAGCCGAGAAAGAGGAGAATCATGACGGCTGTCAGTATCGCGGCGATCAAACCTTCCTTCACCACTCCATCGACAGCAGCACGAACAAAGAGCGATTGGTCGGCGAATTCCTTGGCTTCCAACTCGGGCGGGAGACCACTCAATATCGAGGGCATAGCTTTTTTCACGCCATCGACGACCTTGAGGGTCGATGCCGCGCCACTCTTGAGAATAGTGAGCAGCACGCCACGCACGCCGTCCAGTCGGACAACATTCTGTTGCGGTTGGTAGCCGTCATGCACTTGGGCCACGTCGCCCACACGGATCACCGCACCGTTGACGGTTTTCACCGGCAGGTCGTTTAAGGCTGCGATCTCCGTCGGATTGGTGTTCAAGGATACGGTGTATTCGGTTTCGCCGATTTTTGCCGTACCGCTGGGAAGAATGAAATTTTGGGCAGTGAAGGCGTTGACGACATCCTGCGGAGCAAGATTTTTCGCCTCCAGGGCCGCGAGGTCGATGTCCACGGCGACGACTCGTGCCTTGCCACCCGACGGATACGGCACGGAAGCGCCTGGCACGGTCGAAAGCCCCACTTTGATGCGGTTCATGGCCAGGTCCTGAATCTGCTGCTCTGACAACTTATTGCTTGCCAGGCTGTACTGGAGAATCGGAACCGAGGCGGCGTTGTACTTAATAATAAACGGTGGGTTAATACCCGGAGGGAGCAATCGGAGAACGCTCTGACCGCTGGCCGTGATTTGGGCAACCGCATCAGAAACGGAGGCCCCGGGCTGGAGAAATACCTTGATGACGCCCGCGCCGTTGTATGATGTCGATTCTATGTGCTCGATATCATTGACCAGAGTGCTGACCATGCGCTCATGGTTGTAGATGATGCGCTGTTCCACTTCTTGGGCATTCAAACCATTATAGACCCAAACAATACTCACCACAGGAATATTAATTTCCGGGAAGATGTCTGTCGGGGTTCGAAGCAACACGAAAGGTGCCATAAGCAAGAGCACAAGCGCAGCGACGACGAATGTATATGGTCGACTCAATGCAAGTCGAACGATCCACATAATACATTTCCTTCATGTTGAAATAAATATTAATCATTGGTGCACCATATATCATTTGGCGCATTCATGAAGAGGACGCAAGCTCTGCGCTGACCCGTACAAGCCTGGCTATTTTCTTGCATTCTATGCTCTCGACGCAAGGGATGCGCCATAGAGCACGAATGCAAAAGCCCTGACTTGGCTGCGAGAGTACGTGTCAAATCGCCGGGCAGGCGAGAGATCAAATCAGAAAGGATTGTTTGCGAAGCAGGATAGGAATGGGGTCAGGCATATCGGGCTGATTATCTATATTAAAATAGAAAACCACGATAGTGCGTGCAATTGGCTTGTGGAAAGGAACAGGCAAAAGCGCGAGCGGGATTCCCGGGACTTCTGCTGTTTCAAAGGCTGGAGCATAGGGTTTCTTACATAATTTCGACGAAGCCAAGGGACACTGGTCATTGCCCCCGATGTTTTTTTCCACTTTGGGGCAACACGAAGCGGGACCGGAAGAGTCTGGCATACCTTTCAAGGCAAGATTTGCGTGAGCTATACTTGCCCGGAGCGGGCCAACGATCCTGGTGACATAGCACTCAGGCACTGGAGCAAGTATTCCCATGATAAACACCATGGAAATAAGCGTGCTCACAAATGCGTTACCTTTATGCATGTCCCTTCCTTAAATCCATGTCGAAACAGTTGGCAAACTCAAACAGACAGAAACGGCATGGCAATGAAGTAGATTCCAAGAAGCGCGATCATTGCACCGGCGGTTTTTCGGAACCAAGTTCCCCCGTGGCGCATGGCCCCATTTTCCAGCCAACGCTGTACCAGGGCCGTTGAACTGCCGGCCACCACGATGGGCAGGCAGTGCCCAATTGCGAACAGCACAATAAGCACCACTCCGGTGAGGATCTTTTCCTGAATGGTGATGATGGCCAGGATGGGAGCAATAAAACCGAATGTACACGAACCCGACAGAACGCCGTAGGCCAAGCCAAGGAGAAACGCTCCGCCAACGCCCTTGACCTTGAGCTTACCCATCATGCCGCCGGAGACCGAGCACTTGGCGACCCCCATCATGTCCAGGGAAACCCAAATCAGCACGGCTCCGACGAGGATAGTCCAATATGGGCCGACATCCCCAAGCATTCGTCCAAGGAGCGTACAGAGAATCCCGATGGCTGCTATGGTCACAAACAGGCCGGAGGTAAAGGCGACGGCATAGCGCGCCGCCTCCCGGCCATGGATGATCCTGCCTTGTCCGGCGACATAGCCAACGATCAAGGGGATGGAAGCCAAATGGCAGGGGCTGAAAAGAACACTTACCAGACCCCAGAGGAAACAGCCCAGCGCCGCAACGATGAGGCTGCCGGTCATCCATGTATTAATAGCCAAGAAGAGCTGGTCAAGCATGTGGCACCACCTTAATCGGCCAGCAATTTGTCAATCATCTCGGCAAATGGTTTTTGGTCCAAATAACCCTCGTGGCGATAAGTCTCTTTTCCGTTCTTATCGTAGAAGATTTGGGTTGGTATCGTTTTAATCCCAAATTTGGGAGCTTGGGCAGGATTTTCACGCACGTCAATGAATACGACTGATGCTTTGCCCTGGTATTGCTTTTCCATGGCATCCAAGACGGGAACCATCATTTTGCAGGGGATACAGGTCTT includes the following:
- a CDS encoding efflux RND transporter permease subunit — translated: MWIVRLALSRPYTFVVAALVLLLMAPFVLLRTPTDIFPEINIPVVSIVWVYNGLNAQEVEQRIIYNHERMVSTLVNDIEHIESTSYNGAGVIKVFLQPGASVSDAVAQITASGQSVLRLLPPGINPPFIIKYNAASVPILQYSLASNKLSEQQIQDLAMNRIKVGLSTVPGASVPYPSGGKARVVAVDIDLAALEAKNLAPQDVVNAFTAQNFILPSGTAKIGETEYTVSLNTNPTEIAALNDLPVKTVNGAVIRVGDVAQVHDGYQPQQNVVRLDGVRGVLLTILKSGAASTLKVVDGVKKAMPSILSGLPPELEAKEFADQSLFVRAAVDGVVKEGLIAAILTAVMILLFLGSWRSTFIIALSIPLSVLCSLTLLSALGETINLMTLGGLALAVGILVDDATVEIENVHRQMALGKPNIQAILDGAQEIALPAFVSTLCICIVFVPMFFLTGVARYLFVPLAEAVVFAMLASYVLSRTLIPTLVMWFYRNISYSGHAADPGTASLWLRPFVLLQGSFENAFARFRESYRLFLGTILSHRALVVTLFLVFCAGTAFLIPQLGQDFFPTVDAGQFRLHVRAHSGTRIEETTRLVDRIETVIREVIPAEELTGVLDNIGFPSGGIPLTYIDNGLTGTGDADILVSLNHGHQPTDDYMQRLRIRLNHDFPGVIFYFLPADIVNQTINFGLPAPFDIQIVGRERDKSQAIAAKIVEKIRKVSGVVDVRVQQPTDLPELHFAVDRTKASQIGLSERDVANSVLLSLSGSSQVQPNYWLNPKNGIQYLVNMRVPEHPMDSLAALNAIPVSAGQPDTGGAQLLANVASLKRANGSPIFSHYNVMPVIDVFGGVSGRDLGGVLQDITPIIEQAKKELPKGSSIMLRGQADTMHSSFTGLGLGLVLAVVLIYLLLVVNFQSWLDPFIIICALPAALAGVVWGLYLTFTTLSVPALMGAIMSLGVATANAILVVSFARNAISQGVDPLTAAWEAGVGRLRPVLMTALAMIIGMLPMSFALGEGGEQNAPLGRAVIGGLVFATVATLVFVPVVFSLLHRRTPAATPLDVSASTETQPS
- a CDS encoding cytochrome c biogenesis CcdA family protein produces the protein MLDQLFLAINTWMTGSLIVAALGCFLWGLVSVLFSPCHLASIPLIVGYVAGQGRIIHGREAARYAVAFTSGLFVTIAAIGILCTLLGRMLGDVGPYWTILVGAVLIWVSLDMMGVAKCSVSGGMMGKLKVKGVGGAFLLGLAYGVLSGSCTFGFIAPILAIITIQEKILTGVVLIVLFAIGHCLPIVVAGSSTALVQRWLENGAMRHGGTWFRKTAGAMIALLGIYFIAMPFLSV
- a CDS encoding thioredoxin family protein, giving the protein MKHVAIFFALVTVLSAGICFAAEPVPEVPVKGMVTVVDLGAKTCIPCKMMVPVLDAMEKQYQGKASVVFIDVRENPAQAPKFGIKTIPTQIFYDKNGKETYRHEGYLDQKPFAEMIDKLLAD